The following is a genomic window from Pseudomonas purpurea.
TGGACAGTGGCGACGCATTAGAAACTGGCATAAATAAACCCCGGTACGCCCGATGGTGAAGCAAAGATAACCACGCAAATGAACAGTCCCAACGGCACCGGATACAGCAGCCATGGCAACCGGATGCTGGCGTCGAACAGCCGACGCGTCAGCGCCACGATCTGCGGATAGAGCGCCACGAACAACAGGCAGCCCAGCAGCGACAGACCGTTGCTGACCAGCCCCGCCCGCGACATCCCGCCCAGGCCGCTGAGCATCTCGATGGCATCGCCCAGGGACGCACAACGGAAGAAGATCCAGGCAAACGCCACATAGTGGAAGGTCAACAACCGCGCCAGCAGACCGGCGCCCAACCAGGTCGGACGCGCAGGCAACCAGTGGCTGAAGAGCTTGTACAGCGCCAGCCCCACGCCATGCAGTGCGCCCCAGATGATGAAGTTCACACTGGCGCCGTGCCACAGCCCGGAAATCAGCATGGCCAGCAGCATGTTCAGATTGCCGCGCCAGACCCCACGGCGGTTGCCACCGAGCGGGATGTACACGTAGTCACGGATAAACGTCGACAGGCTGATGTGCCAGCGTCCCCAGAACTCCTTGAGGTTGCGCGCGGTGTACGGGAAGTTGAAGTTCAGCGGCAAACGGAAGCCCAACAGCAAGGCGATGCCCGTCACCAGGTCGGTGTAGCCGCTGAAGTTGAAGTAGATCAGGAACGAATAACCGTAAACGCTGCGCAGGATCTGCTCGGCCGAAAAGCTGACAGACGACTCGAACACCGGGTCGACCCATTCGTTGGCCAGCCAGGAGCTGAGGAAGAACAGCTTGACCACCGCCAGCGCAATCAGCCCCAACGCCCGCTGCGGTTCCAGCACCTGCCGGGCTTGCGCCGGGCGAATCTGCGGCAGCATGTCGGTGGCCCGGTTCACGGGGCCGGCGATCAGGCTCGGGAAAAACGCCAGGTACAGCGCCAGGTCAAACGGCGAACCCGGTTTCAGCTCGCCGCGATTGATCGACACCAGGTAACTGACCGAGTGAAACGTGTAGAACGACAGGCCGACCGGCAGCAGCACTTCCAGCAGCGGCAGCGAGACGTCCAGCCCTAGCTGAGCGAAGGCGCTTTGCACCGTGCTGGTAAAGAAGTCCTGGTACTTGAACAGGTAAAAGCAGCCGAGCACCAGCAGCAACATCAACCCGTTGACGAATGAACGCCCCGGAAAACGTTCACTCAACAGCCCGAGCAGGTACACCAATGCGGTGTAGCCCAACAGGATGTAGAGGAAGTCCAGACTGAAACTGGCGAGGATCGCGTAACTGGCGGCCAGCAACAGTACGTTCTGTAGACGCGTACTCCAGCACACCGACCAGTAAACGAGGAAAAAGAGGATGAAACACAAGCCGAATTCAATCGAGAGATAGCTCACAACGTAGTCCATTACGTACAGCAGAAACCAGAGCCCGGCACTGAAAGAACAGGCCGGGGCGCAAAGGGCCGCGAGTATGGCAGAACGCCTTTAGCCGTCACAAGTTGAAACACTCTCAGGAATGAACAAAGCACCCGGACTCGCCGGTGACGGGGGTGCAATCCCCCGCAACCGGCCGAGCCAGAGCGCTATTGGCGATGCAGGCTACCGGGTTTTACTGAATATCCTCCGGTTTGACGATCACCCAGTTCTTGTCCGCCGTCACCGGCAAGCCTTCTTTGGCCTGGGCCGCTGCGTGCTTGGCCATCATGCCGTTAATCTGGGTCATGTATTTGTCCTTGCGGTTGACCCACAAGTGCACGCCGCCCTTGGCCACGTCGACGCTGTGGAACAGCATGTAGCCGTCACTGCTCGGCGTATCGCCGCCCACCAGCACCGGTTTTTTCCACTCGTCGATGTAGGTCAGGATCGCCGCTTGCTTGCCGGCCATCCAAGTCGCGGGCGTCCACAGGTACGGGGTCAGTTCCAGGCCCAGGTTGGCCTTCTCGTCATATTTGCCAGCGGCGATCTGCTTGCGTGCAGTGGTCAGCTCGCCGGTCTTGCGGTCCTTGAGCAGCGTGGTCACGCCGATGACGTTTTGCGGTTTGACGTTGTAGCCGTACTTCGGATCGGCGGCGACCATGCGCACCAGCTCTTCAGACGCGGCCGTCATCACGTAGACCTCGATGCCGTTCTCCATCAGCTTGTTGTACAGCTCGGCTTGGCCGGTGAAGACTTTTGGCGGCTGAACCTCGATGGTCTTGACCACATCGCCTTCGTAATACGTGCTCGGCACCGGTTTGCCGGACGCCATCAACTCATCGACGTAGCCTTTGAGTTCCTTGAGGGTGAAGCCCGAAAACACCTGCGCGACCCATGGATAGCAGACCATGTCGTCGACTTCACACAAGCGGTAGTAATAGCTGAACAGGCTTTCCTTGTGGTCGGCGGTGTCCTTGAACGGCATCAGTTTCAGGGACGGATCGAGGGTTTCACGGGTGATCAGCCCCTTGTTTTCCATGAACGGCAGCAGGGACTCTTCGAGGTCGTAGCGGTAACTGGTGTTGTCCATGTCGAACACCGCAAAGTTACCTTTGTTGGCGTTGGCCGCGATCATGGCGTCCAACTGCTTGGCCTGATCCTGGGGCCAGTGCTTGAGTTCGGTGGCAAACGCCTGACCGGCAAGGCCCAGGCACATCGCAACGGCTAACATTTTCGGAGCGAACTTCATGTGCATTTCTCCCTGACTGAAAGCCATCGACGCTAACAAATAAGTGTGACAGCCCTCGTCTGCGCACGACCGCTTGCGTCCCGATTGCGTCACCGGCATTCGCCACAGCGTCAGGGCCTTATTCCAAAAACGACAGTTGCCATGCGTTTTTGTTATTAAATCAATAAATATCAAGCTGTTAGGCTTGCCGGTTCGCGGTTGCCCAAGCGTGCGACTGGCAAAGACTTAACGGAGCCTCAATGAATCTGCCGCTGATCCTCAATCTGCTGGTGTTCCTCGCCCTGCTGTTCGGCCTGGCACAAACCCGCCACACCACCTGGAGCCTGGCCAAGAAGGTCTTGCTCGCGCTGGTACTCGGCGTGGTGTTTGGCGTCGCGCTGCACACGATCTACGGTGCCGGCAACCCGGTGCTCAAAGCCTCGATCGGCTGGTTCGACCTGGTCGGCAACGGTTATGTGCAGTTGCTGCAAATGATCGTGATCCCGCTGGTGTTCGCCTCGATCCTCAGCGCCGTGGCCCGTCTGCACAATGCCTCGTCACTGGGCAAAATCAGCTTCCTGACCATCGGCACCCTGCTGTTCACCACCGCCATTGCGGCGCTGGTCGGCATCGGCCTGACCAACCTGTTCGGCCTGACCGCCGAAGGCCTGGTGGCCGGCACCCAGGAAATGGCGCGCCTGCAAACCATCCAGACCGACTACGCCGGCAAGGTCGCGGACCTGAATGTGCCGCAACTGCTGCTGTCGTTCATCCCGCAGAACCCGTTCGCCGATCTGGCCCGGGCCAAGCCGACCTCGATCATCAGCGTGGTGATCTTCGCGGCATTCCTGGGGATTGCAGCGCTGCAACTGCTCAAGGATGACGTGGAAAAAGGTCAGAAAGTGATCAACGCCATCGACACCCTGCAAGCCTGGGTGATGCGTCTGGTGCGTCTGGTCATGAAGCTGACCCCGTACGGTGTGCTGGCGCTGATGACCAAAGTGGTCGCCGGTTCCAACCTGCAGGACATCATCAAACTCGGCAGCTTCGTGGTGGTGTCGTACATCGGCCTGGGCCTGATGTTTGTGGTTCACGGCGTATTGGTGTCGCTGGCCGGGATCAACCCGCTGCGCTTCTTCCGTAAAGTCTGGCCGGTACTGACCTTCGCCTTCACCAGCCGCTCCAGCGCCGCGAGCATTCCGCTGAGCATCGAAGCGCAAACCCGTCGCCTGGGCATTCCACAGTCGATCGCCAGTTTCGCCGCCTCGTTTGGCGCGACCATTGGCCAGAACGGCTGCGCCGGTCTTTACCCTGCGATGTTGGCGGTGATGGTAGCGCCGACCGTAGGCATCAACCCGCTGGACCCGCTGTGGATCGCGACGCTGGTGGCGATTGTGACCTTGAGTTCGGCAGGAGTTGCCGGGGTTGGCGGCGGCGCAACCTTCGCCGCGCTGATCGTGCTGCCGGCCATGGGCTTGCCGGTGTCACTGGTGGCGCTGCTGATCTCGGTTGAACCGTTGATCGACATGGGCCGTACCGCGTTGAACGTCAGTGGTTCGATGACGGCCGGTGCGATTACCAGCCAGATGATGCAGCAGACCGACAAAGCACTGCTGGATGCCGATGAGCATGAGGATCTGGCGCACGCTTAACGGGTAGAACAACTTTGTGGCGAGGGAGCTTGCTCCCGCTGGGCTGCGCAGCAGCCCTAAAACCCGGCGCCGCGTTCTTTCTGAAAGACTGCACCAGCCTTATTGGGGCAGCTTCGCGACCCAGCGGGAGCAAGCTCCCTCGCCACAGTTTCTAGGCCTTCTCCCAGACTTCGAAGTTGAATGCCGGTTTGTCGCCTTCCGCCGGGTTCGGCACATTCGACACCAGTTTCCACTGGTTCAAATCAAACGCCGGAAACCACGCATCCCCTTCCGGGCTCAACGCCACGCGGGTCAAGTACAAGCGATCGGCCTGCGCCATTCCTTGCGCATACAACTGCGCGCCGCCAATCAGCATCAGCTCATCGACGCCCTGTTCTTTCGCCCATTCTTCTGCGCGAACAACGGCAGCTTCCAGCGACGGATAAACCTCCGCCCCTTTCAACACCAGATCCGCCTGACGGCTGACCACGATGTTCAACCGACCCGGCAGCGGACGACCCAGGGAATCCCAGGTCTTGCGGCCCATGATGATCGGCTTGCCTAGCGTGGTGGCCTTGAAGTATTTGAAATCCCCCGGCAAGTGCCAGGGCATGCTGTTGTCGACGCCGATCACACGGTTTTCACCGAGGGCTGCGATCAGGCTGAGAGGGAGAGTTTTTTTCATGTCGGCGAGGATACCAGAGGCTCGCTTACCCCGATAAGCGCCACAGCGGTTATGCTCACGGCTCATTTGAGCGACGGGATGGCGCGTGACTGAACTGACAACACTCTGGTTGACTGAAACCGTGCGCCTGCGCGAGGAACATGCAGGCCCACTGGAAGATCAGGAAGCCAACCGACTGGCCCGCAGCGCTGGCGGCGACCTGCCGGGCCGCATCCAGGCCCGCGCCCGGTGGCTGGCCGAACGCGATGGCTTGACCGGCGCCCTGCGCCACTGGCTGCAAGGGGCGCGACTGGCGTTGATCGTGCTGGCCGTGGTCGCAGTCATCAGCGGCGCGGGCCTGGCGTTGGCCGCGCTGAGCGATGGCCGGCAACCGGTGAATGTGTTCTGGGCCCTGGGCAGCCTGCTCGGGCTGAACCTGATTCTACTGCTGAGCTGGGCCTCGGGCCTGATCTTCGCCGGCGACTACGGCGCCACCCTCGGACGCTTGTGGCTGTGGCTCAGCGAGAAATTCGCCCGCGACGCCAAAGCCGCACAACTGGCGCCAGCCCTGCTGCTGTTGCTGCAACGCCAGAAACTCAATCGCTGGGTGCTCGGCATTCTGGTCAACGGCTTGTGGCTGCTGGCAATGCTCAGCGCCCTGGCGATGTTGCTGATACTGATGGCGACCCGACGCTACGGCTTTGTCTGGGAAACCACGCTGCTGAGCGGCGACACTTTCGTGACCATGACCCAAACCCTCGGCGCCCTGCCCGCGCTGCTGGGTTTCAATGTGCCCACCGTGGAGATGATCCGCGCCAGCGGTGACGCCGCGCTGAACATCGAAAGCGCCCGGCAAGCCTGGGCGACGTGGTTGGTCGGTGTGTTGCTGGTGTACGGCGTGTTGCCACGCCTGTTGCTGGCGCTGTTTTGCCTGTGGCGCTGGAAAACCGGCCGTGCGGCGCTGGGGCTGGACCTGAAACTGCCCGGCTACGCACAGCTGCGCGAACGGCTGATGCCCAGCAGCGAGCGCCTCGGCGTCAGCGATGCCGCGCCCGAGCGATTGCATCAGGTCGAGGGCGGCGCCCACGCGCTGGACAGCAACGGCGCGCTGCTGGTGGCCATAGAGCTGGACGATCAGCGCCCATGGCCACCGCAGCTGCCGAAAAACGTCAACGATGCCGGGATTCTCGACAGCCGCGAATCCCGACAGAAACTGCTCGAACAACTGACCCGTTTCCCGCCGGCACGCCTGGCCATTGCCTGTGACCCTCGGCGTTCGCCGGATCGCGGCAGCCTGGCATTGATCGCCGAACTCGCCCGCAGCGCCGCCGCGACACGGGTCTGGCTGCTGCAAGCGCCACCCGGCCAGGCGCTGGACGCCGAACGCCTGGGCGACTGGCATGCCGCGCTGCAACAGTTGGAACTGCCGTTCGCCGACTGCGCACCCATGAACTGGCTGGAGTCGGGCCATGACTGATGCTGTAAACAAGCCGCTGAAACTCGCCGTGGTCGGCCACACCAATGTCGGCAAGACCTCACTGTTGCGAACCCTGACCCGCGACGTCGGCTTCGGCGAAGTGTCCCATCGCCCCAGCACCACGCGGCATGTCGAAGGGGCGCGGTTGTCGGTGGACGGCGAAGCCTTGCTGGAGCTCTACGACACGCCTGGCCTGGAAGACGCCATCGCCCTGCTCGATTACCTGGAGCGGCTGGAACGCCCCGGCGAACGCCTCGACGGCCCGGCGCGGCTGGCGCGCTTCCTTGATGGCAGCGAGGCGCGCCAGCGTTTCGAACAGGAAGCCAAAGTGCTGCGGCAACTGCTGGCCTCCGACGCCGGGCTGTACGTGATCGACGCCCGCGAGCCGGTGCTGGCCAAATACCGTGACGAACTCGAAGTATTGGCCAGTTGCGGCAAACCGCTGCTGCCGGTGCTGAATTTCGTCAGCAGCGCCAACCACCGCGAGCCGGACTGGCGCGAAGCCCTGGCGCGCTTGGGGCTGCATGCACTGGTGCGTTTCGACAGCGTGGCGCCGCCCGAGGACGGCGAGCGCCGACTCTATGAAAGCCTTGCGCTGCTGATGGAAAGCGCCCGCGGACAACTGGAGCGCCTGATCGCCGATCAACAGGCGCAACGTGAAGCGCGCCAGCAAAGCGCGGCACGCTTGATCGCCGAACTGCTGATCGACTGCGCGGCGTGTCGGCGCAGCGTGGCCAGCGACGCCGAGCAGGAACGCCAAGCCATCAGCGAGCTGCGCAAAGCGGTGCGCCAGCGCGAACAACGCTGCGTCGAAGCGCTGCTCAAGCTCTATGCCTTCCGCCCACAGGATGCCGCCGCCAGCGATTTGCCGCTGCTGGACGGTCGTTGGGGCGATGATTTGTTCAACCCTGAAACTCTCAAACAATTGGGCGTGCGGGTCGGCGGCGGAATCGCGGCGGGCGCGGCGGCGGGTGCCGGCGTGGATTTGCTGGTGGGCGGCCTGACCCTGGGTGCAGCGGCGCTGGCCGGGGCGATTGCCGGGGGCGCGCTGCAAACGGCGCGCAGTTACGGCAGCCGTTTGCTGGGCAAGATCAAAGGCCAGCGCGAACTGACCGTCGACGACAGCGTACTGCGCTTGCTGGCCTTGCGTCAGCGGCAACTGGTGCACGCCTTGAACCTGCGCGGACACGCGGCGATGGACAGCATCCAGGTCGCCACGCCACAGGACAAGAGCTGGCGCGAAGGCAAACTGCCGGAGGCGCTGAGCAAGGCACGCGCGCATCCGCAGTGGTCATCGCTCAATTCTCATGCAAGGTTGAGCCAGGCGGAACGCCAGGAGCAAGTTGAAGTGTTAGCGCGGCAGTTGTAGCCCATACCGAAGCGTCTTTAGTGCCAATTGAGTTTCAGAAATTCGAGGGCCAACGACTTCACCCGGCTTCGGTCCGTTCTGTCTGCACGACCGTCATTGTCCACATCCGAACTCAGGATCAATTCGAAACGCCCGTCAATATCCCGGTCAAGCGCTGACGCCTTGTAAGCAATCGTGCTCCCGGGCGGGGGCAACGATCCATCATGGAAATGCAGCCGCACCGCTTCGGGGGTTCCGTCGCTGACAGGGTTTTGCGCAAATATCTGCAGGTACCGCTCCGAACCATCTCCCACGTTGAGCCATCCGAGCTTCAAATAGGTCCTGGCAAGCTTCACCAGTGGCTGACGCCCAGAGTCCGTAGCAGTCACCATCGTCTCCCTTGTCAGGAGTTCATCTTCATAGAACTGGAAGTGAACAGTGTCTGCCTTACCCGTCCTGTTCCGGTCCTGAGCGGTTACTTTTAAATAGCGCATAAGCGTTCCTTGCGAAGTAAAGAGTCTGGAACACTAACCACTCGAGCAAAACGCCTCTACGGCATCAGGCCACCACGGCCCGTAAGGATTTTCCTCAATTGGCGCCTGTTTGCGGGACGGCGTCGACGAGGTTGAAAAATGCGGCATTCGGACAATGCCGAAGCCGCATCAATGACGCTTCAAGGCGACGTTGAAAACGTTGCCGATCGACCGGTCATTTCCATTTGAACTTCAAGTACTCGTTACTCAGCAACGTGACAAGTTTCTGATCCACCGCATCAACGTCGCCATCGTTGTCGACATCAAAATGCACGAGCCAATCCAGCTTCCCGTCATTGTTGGTGTCATAAGCCGACGCGGTATAGACGATGGAGTTATCCGTCGGCTCGCCCTCGCCCTCATGAAAGTGCAAACGGACCGTATCGGGAGAGCCGTCCTGAGCAAAGTCCTCGACAAAAATCTTCAGGTAGCGCGCCGAAGTGTCGCCAGCGTTGAACCAGTTCAGTTGCAAAAAAGCATCTGCGAACTTCTTGAGCAACCGTTCATCCCGGGTGTTCTCCTTGCCGTCGTTATTGACGTCACCGACCTGAAAATCAACCTTGCCATCAGCCGTGATATCCAGCGCATACGCCTTGTGAATCAGTGTGTCTTCGCCATCTTTCACTGCTTCGAAAAAATGCAGAAGGAGCGTATCTGCACGATGGTTGCCACTGCGATCCTGAGCGGTAATTTTTAAGTAACGCATGATGGTGTCTCTTACGCGAAAAGGTCAGCAAAGCTAGACAGCCCCTTGCGAAGCGACTAGTCAGCCTCGTCCTGATATCTCGTAGGAAACGTCTAGATTTGCTGACTTCCACCATTCCATCCGTAAAATCCAAACAAGGGTCAGAACGCTAACACTCCCAAAGCCTTCGCCTTCAACACCTCAAGATCAATCACCGGCACCCAGATCTCCTTCGCCTGTTCATCCCACTCGCGCATCCGCAAACTGATGGCGCACAACGGATCCTGCTCAAACACCTGCGCCTCGGTGGCCGTCATCACCCCGCCCTGATACTCCAGCGTGCGCCGACTGGCCTCGCTCAAGCGTTGGTAGTAGCCCGGTTCTTTGAACGTCAGGTAACGCTTGGCCTCAACGTGATACTCCACCAGCCGCGCCAGGCGTTCGCTAAAACCCAGACGACGCAGGTAGTCAGCGCCGAGGCGTTCATGGCTGACCACGCCAAAGCCGCCCATGTGTTCGGCGTTCTCAACGCAGAGATGCCCGATGTCGTGGAAGAACGCGGCCAGCACCACTTCATCGTCGAAACCTTCGGCCATGGCCCGTTCGGCGGTCTGGGACATGTGCTCGATCTGCGACACCGGCTCGCCGATGTAGTCGCTGTCACCGAAGCGCTCGTACCAGCCGAACACTTCGGCGATCACCTGTTCGTTGCGGCCCATCAGTGTTCTCCCAACAAGGTCCTGACGTTACGTTCAGCCATCGCCGGCCCCACGCTCATGCCGACACCCGTGTGCATCAACGCGGCATGCACGCCCGGTGCGGCCTGCAAGAACGAAAACGGCACCGCCCCGCGCGCCCCATAAACGCCCTGCCAACGCTCGATCACCTGCACCTTGCAACCCAGCGTCTGCTCGACCAGTTCGAGCATCCAGTTGTCCACCTGTTCAGCGTTGAACGGCGACGGGTCCCTGCCGTAATCGTGGGAATCACCGATGATCAGCTCGCCGTGAGGCGTCGGGCTGATCAACAGGTGAATGCCATGCTCATGCAGGTGCGGCGCCTCGCGCAGAATCTGCGCCTGCACGGCTTCCGCTTCCGGCAAATCGGCGAAGGCACCGTAGTGCACACAGCTCAGACCGGTGAGCAGCGCATGTTGCAGGTTGAGGTTGATCTGCGGCCGGGCACGAAGCATTTGCAGGCGACAGATTTGCGGGTTGAGGGCGGCAATCGGCTCGGCCAGCAGGGTCTGATAATCGTGGCCCGAGCAAACGATGATTTGCTCCCCGGTGAAACTGCCCGCGGTGCTGTGCAAGCGGCCGGGCTCGATATCGCGCACCAGGGTGGAGAAGTGAAACGCCACGCCGAGTTCGCGGCGCAAGTAATCGATCAGCGCCGGGATGGCTTCACGGGAATACAGTTGCTGATCGTCCATGCCGTGCAACGCGGCGCGGTGATGGCTGAACTGGCCGCCGTACAGATCGCGCAGTGCAGCACCGCGCAGCAGATCGACGCGGTAGCCGTGCTCGATGGCGCGCCCTTTGCAGAAAGCTTCCAGCAGGTGTTCTTCAGCCTCGGTGCGGGCAAACAGGTACGAACCGTTACGTTTGAGTTGCAAACCCGCGAGCTGCGCCCATTGGCCCCAGATCTCGCGGCTGGCCTTGGCCAGTTCAAGCATCTGGCCCGGCGGTTGGCCGGTGACGAGTGCTTGACCAAAGTTGCGCACCGAAGCGCCCAGCGGCGTGGCGCTGCGTTCGAAAACGCTGACCTTAAGGCCGCGTTTGGCGGCGGCATAGGCGTGGGACAAGCCCAGAATGCCGGCGCCGACGATCAGCATGTCGCTGTGGTGTGTCATTGAGCTTTGTCCTGCAAAAATCCTGCGTACAACACAGTCCTTTGTGGCGAGGGAGCTTGCTCCCGCTGGACCGCAAAGCGGTCCAAAAACCTTGATACCGCGATTATTCAGATACCACGCGTCAACCGGTTTACGACTGCTACGCAGCCGAGCGGGAGCAAGCTCCCTCGCCACAGAGGGTTTCATCAGTTACTTGGCAACGACCTTCTCGGACTTGCCGTCATATCGCTTGCGCCATTCGGTGAGGATCTCGTCGCGGTTTTTCGAGGCCCAGGCGAAGTCGTTCTTGATCAGGCGTTGCTCGTAGTCGGCCGGCAGCTCGGTCTGTGGCTTGGCGATGCCAGGCTGGGCGAGGACGGCGAAGTTTTCC
Proteins encoded in this region:
- a CDS encoding phosphonate degradation HD-domain oxygenase, encoding MGRNEQVIAEVFGWYERFGDSDYIGEPVSQIEHMSQTAERAMAEGFDDEVVLAAFFHDIGHLCVENAEHMGGFGVVSHERLGADYLRRLGFSERLARLVEYHVEAKRYLTFKEPGYYQRLSEASRRTLEYQGGVMTATEAQVFEQDPLCAISLRMREWDEQAKEIWVPVIDLEVLKAKALGVLAF
- a CDS encoding L-cystine transporter, with translation MNLPLILNLLVFLALLFGLAQTRHTTWSLAKKVLLALVLGVVFGVALHTIYGAGNPVLKASIGWFDLVGNGYVQLLQMIVIPLVFASILSAVARLHNASSLGKISFLTIGTLLFTTAIAALVGIGLTNLFGLTAEGLVAGTQEMARLQTIQTDYAGKVADLNVPQLLLSFIPQNPFADLARAKPTSIISVVIFAAFLGIAALQLLKDDVEKGQKVINAIDTLQAWVMRLVRLVMKLTPYGVLALMTKVVAGSNLQDIIKLGSFVVVSYIGLGLMFVVHGVLVSLAGINPLRFFRKVWPVLTFAFTSRSSAASIPLSIEAQTRRLGIPQSIASFAASFGATIGQNGCAGLYPAMLAVMVAPTVGINPLDPLWIATLVAIVTLSSAGVAGVGGGATFAALIVLPAMGLPVSLVALLISVEPLIDMGRTALNVSGSMTAGAITSQMMQQTDKALLDADEHEDLAHA
- a CDS encoding DUF2868 domain-containing protein encodes the protein MTELTTLWLTETVRLREEHAGPLEDQEANRLARSAGGDLPGRIQARARWLAERDGLTGALRHWLQGARLALIVLAVVAVISGAGLALAALSDGRQPVNVFWALGSLLGLNLILLLSWASGLIFAGDYGATLGRLWLWLSEKFARDAKAAQLAPALLLLLQRQKLNRWVLGILVNGLWLLAMLSALAMLLILMATRRYGFVWETTLLSGDTFVTMTQTLGALPALLGFNVPTVEMIRASGDAALNIESARQAWATWLVGVLLVYGVLPRLLLALFCLWRWKTGRAALGLDLKLPGYAQLRERLMPSSERLGVSDAAPERLHQVEGGAHALDSNGALLVAIELDDQRPWPPQLPKNVNDAGILDSRESRQKLLEQLTRFPPARLAIACDPRRSPDRGSLALIAELARSAAATRVWLLQAPPGQALDAERLGDWHAALQQLELPFADCAPMNWLESGHD
- a CDS encoding dihydrofolate reductase; the protein is MKKTLPLSLIAALGENRVIGVDNSMPWHLPGDFKYFKATTLGKPIIMGRKTWDSLGRPLPGRLNIVVSRQADLVLKGAEVYPSLEAAVVRAEEWAKEQGVDELMLIGGAQLYAQGMAQADRLYLTRVALSPEGDAWFPAFDLNQWKLVSNVPNPAEGDKPAFNFEVWEKA
- a CDS encoding TIGR03364 family FAD-dependent oxidoreductase, whose amino-acid sequence is MTHHSDMLIVGAGILGLSHAYAAAKRGLKVSVFERSATPLGASVRNFGQALVTGQPPGQMLELAKASREIWGQWAQLAGLQLKRNGSYLFARTEAEEHLLEAFCKGRAIEHGYRVDLLRGAALRDLYGGQFSHHRAALHGMDDQQLYSREAIPALIDYLRRELGVAFHFSTLVRDIEPGRLHSTAGSFTGEQIIVCSGHDYQTLLAEPIAALNPQICRLQMLRARPQINLNLQHALLTGLSCVHYGAFADLPEAEAVQAQILREAPHLHEHGIHLLISPTPHGELIIGDSHDYGRDPSPFNAEQVDNWMLELVEQTLGCKVQVIERWQGVYGARGAVPFSFLQAAPGVHAALMHTGVGMSVGPAMAERNVRTLLGEH
- a CDS encoding GTPase/DUF3482 domain-containing protein, giving the protein MTDAVNKPLKLAVVGHTNVGKTSLLRTLTRDVGFGEVSHRPSTTRHVEGARLSVDGEALLELYDTPGLEDAIALLDYLERLERPGERLDGPARLARFLDGSEARQRFEQEAKVLRQLLASDAGLYVIDAREPVLAKYRDELEVLASCGKPLLPVLNFVSSANHREPDWREALARLGLHALVRFDSVAPPEDGERRLYESLALLMESARGQLERLIADQQAQREARQQSAARLIAELLIDCAACRRSVASDAEQERQAISELRKAVRQREQRCVEALLKLYAFRPQDAAASDLPLLDGRWGDDLFNPETLKQLGVRVGGGIAAGAAAGAGVDLLVGGLTLGAAALAGAIAGGALQTARSYGSRLLGKIKGQRELTVDDSVLRLLALRQRQLVHALNLRGHAAMDSIQVATPQDKSWREGKLPEALSKARAHPQWSSLNSHARLSQAERQEQVEVLARQL
- a CDS encoding haloacid dehalogenase-like hydrolase, whose translation is MKFAPKMLAVAMCLGLAGQAFATELKHWPQDQAKQLDAMIAANANKGNFAVFDMDNTSYRYDLEESLLPFMENKGLITRETLDPSLKLMPFKDTADHKESLFSYYYRLCEVDDMVCYPWVAQVFSGFTLKELKGYVDELMASGKPVPSTYYEGDVVKTIEVQPPKVFTGQAELYNKLMENGIEVYVMTAASEELVRMVAADPKYGYNVKPQNVIGVTTLLKDRKTGELTTARKQIAAGKYDEKANLGLELTPYLWTPATWMAGKQAAILTYIDEWKKPVLVGGDTPSSDGYMLFHSVDVAKGGVHLWVNRKDKYMTQINGMMAKHAAAQAKEGLPVTADKNWVIVKPEDIQ
- a CDS encoding MBOAT family O-acyltransferase; protein product: MSYLSIEFGLCFILFFLVYWSVCWSTRLQNVLLLAASYAILASFSLDFLYILLGYTALVYLLGLLSERFPGRSFVNGLMLLLVLGCFYLFKYQDFFTSTVQSAFAQLGLDVSLPLLEVLLPVGLSFYTFHSVSYLVSINRGELKPGSPFDLALYLAFFPSLIAGPVNRATDMLPQIRPAQARQVLEPQRALGLIALAVVKLFFLSSWLANEWVDPVFESSVSFSAEQILRSVYGYSFLIYFNFSGYTDLVTGIALLLGFRLPLNFNFPYTARNLKEFWGRWHISLSTFIRDYVYIPLGGNRRGVWRGNLNMLLAMLISGLWHGASVNFIIWGALHGVGLALYKLFSHWLPARPTWLGAGLLARLLTFHYVAFAWIFFRCASLGDAIEMLSGLGGMSRAGLVSNGLSLLGCLLFVALYPQIVALTRRLFDASIRLPWLLYPVPLGLFICVVIFASPSGVPGFIYASF